Sequence from the Pseudomonas sp. LS.1a genome:
CCCCCTATCAGACCCACTTCGGCGTCGCCGATGCCCAGGGTAATCGCCAATTGACCGTTCACGACCGCCTCACCGGTATCACCTTGCGGCGCACGGTCAGCGAGCGCCAGTTGCAGGAGCAACGCCTGTTGATCGATCTGGTGGATGGCCTGCACCGTGACCTGCAGATCGCCGAAGGGCGTTTGCAACCCTGCGTGATCGCGGCGCTGCAGCAACGCCAGCAACCCCATGGAACCTTTGCCTGAGTGGCTTTTCAGAAGTAGCAAGGGCAGTCAGCCAGTGCTTTGCTCCGGCGCTGGCAGGGCTGTCACGGGAAGCCCCCAAGGGCTTTCGCTTGGCCCCGGGCGTGTTTCCCCAGCGCCCGGGGTTTATTTTTTTTTGTGTTGCCTACACCGGTACTATCGCCGGCAAGCCAGCTCCACAGGTACTGCACATGGCTTGAGGTTGGTGCGGTCGAGGCAGGAGCTGGCTTGCTGGCGATAGGGCCGGAACAGAGGGGATCAATGGCCTTCGAAGAAGCGCTTGCTCTCTTCCAGGTAGTCTTCCTGCAGCGCCGGGTCCAGCCAGCGTGCATACAGCCCCGGCAACACATCCCGGCGCAGGGCAGGCAGCAGCTGGTCGATGTGCGCAATCGCCTCACGCCCCAGCTCACTGTTCGAACAGCCTACATGCAGAAACTGGTAGTGGTTCACTCCCTGTACAGGATGAAACCGGTAGTCGGCCAGTGTTCCGCCTTGCTGCTCGACCAGGTAGCGCACTTCAGGCCAGTAGCCGAGCACCATGCGCAGGCGCCCCAGCTGTTGCATCTGCAGCAGGTTGGCGGTGGCGTCGTTGCCGTAGTGGCGACTGAGCGCGGTGTCGGGTAACTGGCGCAGGATGGCGTCGATCTGCGTGCCGTAGCTGCGCTCGGCGACAACCCCCAGCTTCAGCGGGGTCTTGCTCAGCAGGCCATGCAGGTCTACCTCCTGGCCGTCGAGGTAAGGAGCCACCAGCGTCTCGCTGTCCTTGCGCAGCACCAGGCCGCCACTGAGCACGCCCAGGGAGGGCATGGAAAACCGCACATACTCGGCGCGCTCCGGTGTCCACAGCAGGGTCGGGTCGCAGGTGAAGCTCTTCGGGTCCTGCAGCATCTGGATACCGCGGGCGCGGTTGATCCGCACGATGCTGTGGTCGTACTCGGGCATCTGCCCGATCAGCAGGGGCAACAGCTGGTCGATCACCCCTTGGCCTTTTCCCGGCCCTTCGAAAATGGTGAACGGCGGCAGGTCACGCACCAGCCAGAAGATGCGCTCCTTGGCGCTTGCAGGCTGCAGCAATGCGGGCAGCAGCCCGCACAGCAGGATCAGGTGACGTAGGCAACGGGCAGCGCGCATGGACCAGGGCAGTGCCAGGTTCAGACCGTGCCTGCTGCGCGCAGGCTGGCGATGGCCGCCGCGTCGTAGCCCAGGCTGCCGAGCAGCGCCTCGGTGTGTTCGCCCAGCGCCGGGCCGACCCACTCGGTGGAGCCGGGGGTGTCCGACAGCTTG
This genomic interval carries:
- a CDS encoding TIGR02285 family protein — translated: MRAARCLRHLILLCGLLPALLQPASAKERIFWLVRDLPPFTIFEGPGKGQGVIDQLLPLLIGQMPEYDHSIVRINRARGIQMLQDPKSFTCDPTLLWTPERAEYVRFSMPSLGVLSGGLVLRKDSETLVAPYLDGQEVDLHGLLSKTPLKLGVVAERSYGTQIDAILRQLPDTALSRHYGNDATANLLQMQQLGRLRMVLGYWPEVRYLVEQQGGTLADYRFHPVQGVNHYQFLHVGCSNSELGREAIAHIDQLLPALRRDVLPGLYARWLDPALQEDYLEESKRFFEGH
- a CDS encoding DUF3509 domain-containing protein, giving the protein MERICRLLNEALTPYQTHFGVADAQGNRQLTVHDRLTGITLRRTVSERQLQEQRLLIDLVDGLHRDLQIAEGRLQPCVIAALQQRQQPHGTFA